The DNA window GTCTTGTCAGGATGATTACTTCTTCTCCGTGGTTCCTCAAGAGTACGCCCGAGTCTGAAGAGACAGTGGCGGGAATCGGCAGGCTGCTGATGATCGACTACCTGCTTCCCTTCGAAATCGCCTCCGTTCTTCTGCTGGCTGCCCTTATTGGTGCCGCGATGCTGGCGCGAAAAGAGAACTGATGGATAGCTTAAACACATATTTGATTGTTGCGGCGATTCTGTTCACACTGGGAATCTTTGGTGTCATCACGCGGCGAAACGGGATTGCGGTTCTGATGGGTGTTGAGCTGATCCTCAATGCGGCCAATATTAATTTTGTCGCTTTTGCCCGCTTTGGAGGAATGAACCTCTCGGGGCACGTCTTCGCGCTCTTCGTCATCATCATGGCAGCGGCAGAAGCGGCTGTGGCGCTTGCTATCATTCTCAATCTTTACAATAACCTGGGTACTGTCAATATCGATGAAGCTGACAGTCTGAAAAGGTAATGATCACGTACGGTCTTCTTATTCTTATCTTGCCGATTCTGGCCTTTCTCATCCAGATATTCTTTGGCAAGCGTCTGCCGCGACAGGGAGACTGGATTTCCATTGGTGCCGTTGTAATCACCCTCTGTCTCGCTTTGGCAATGCTGGGCGTTATGCTGGTGATGTACGACGCCGACTTTACGGTGGAAAAGACGTGGCAGTGGTTTGATCTCGGTACTCTGGAGTTCAGGCTGGGCCTTCTGATCGACAACATAACCATCGTCATGTTGCTGGTGGTAGCTATCGTTTCGAGTCTTGTACATATATACTCGGTGGGATATATGAAGGGTGATATCAGGTACTCTCGTTACTTTGCCTATCTCTCTTTATTTACCTTTTCCATG is part of the Candidatus Neomarinimicrobiota bacterium genome and encodes:
- the nuoK gene encoding NADH-quinone oxidoreductase subunit NuoK → MDSLNTYLIVAAILFTLGIFGVITRRNGIAVLMGVELILNAANINFVAFARFGGMNLSGHVFALFVIIMAAAEAAVALAIILNLYNNLGTVNIDEADSLKR